From Micromonospora sp. NBC_01699, a single genomic window includes:
- a CDS encoding Uma2 family endonuclease, with the protein MTSALFGHGGPWTEADYLALGETPERVELFDGSLYVTPAPTPRHQHLSRRLAGALDPGAETAGLHVLEAVNVRLRPGRMPIPDLVITGEIDFDEPVVDAAAVHLVCEILSPSNASTDRVLKMHYYATAAIPWYLLVEQDTGALHLYRLRGSHYVEQSVTKPGDILHLTEPVIAEINPTALLPRH; encoded by the coding sequence ATGACCTCGGCACTGTTCGGACACGGCGGGCCATGGACCGAGGCGGACTACCTGGCACTCGGCGAAACCCCGGAACGGGTGGAACTCTTCGACGGGAGCCTCTACGTGACCCCGGCACCCACCCCCCGCCACCAGCACCTGTCCCGCCGGTTGGCCGGCGCCCTCGATCCGGGCGCCGAAACCGCCGGCCTGCACGTGCTGGAAGCGGTCAACGTCCGGCTCCGGCCGGGCCGGATGCCCATCCCGGACCTGGTCATCACCGGGGAGATCGACTTCGACGAGCCGGTTGTCGACGCCGCGGCCGTGCACCTGGTCTGCGAAATCCTCTCGCCGAGCAACGCGTCCACCGACCGGGTGCTGAAAATGCACTACTACGCCACCGCCGCCATCCCCTGGTACCTGCTGGTGGAGCAGGACACCGGCGCACTGCACCTGTACCGGCTCCGGGGCAGCCACTACGTCGAGCAGTCGGTGACCAAGCCCGGCGACATCCTGCACCTCACCGAACCGGTGATCGCCGAGATCAACCCGACCGCACTGCTGCCCCGCCACTGA